A window from Malassezia japonica chromosome 1, complete sequence encodes these proteins:
- the EXO70 gene encoding exocyst complex component exo70 (EggNog:ENOG503NZNS; TransMembrane:1 (o661-684i); COG:U), which translates to MVYPARVASSSVAPAMDSDMALAEMELLEQNQKRLANLTGRMTTILNGFDRRLVKLESSILPIHRSTQQLSHISSNIESTQQELSRSLQHYGVVVDEEPLILRGPNPRDPWPYLEAIQRVAQGIVQTRAGELKNPEQVVSKMETLRDLGAGNVAELVREYTSTESRPIDLRAYLDQQHGLPTLSSECLTSIKALLQFLSTLEHGARRAESPFHLALASYAQVRSAYCSACLAPLVEQITGVANVVQDPSVHAPREALVEYKRGSAGFYNWLQGMLGMLQNERAIAAALFEGMSWQNVETHTFTSVVQPLVTSVSALLPTLLPRLQHGLNAHRFFVLDFLGAGSAVLGPDGQRWSSALKSTQLPLDLPTAMVQTRQDAVQFFPEVLRDIKVIPVQREHDVLHVDVSDIARLGVQLLRGMAEYQDVLLGLLQTLPAKNWSDSESAARTTQSTGADGLYSDYIFDVLASIVSSLERSVAAVPQATVAAIFLLNNTSYLQQEVSQMHGILPPAAAASIDQLLKQALRSARTSYLESWNNVVNSLVDDGPSLSRAGTIGKLGVLSNNERNRDTTARFFEQISEKERIHRTQPLLRSNRALLESLRDDVVRVDGAPVAHATSHGHQRHGHHTHGGQVVSENAAVMTRSKHASKSKSAPGVMSPQNKLFPLMIVVIVLACLIGTASLALLARCLLRRKPGQDEPEEAMPEKREATLRHAQSYESNATLFDPDFSEKPKVPLARPVMSSVSRGTHGRFGSMSSMALFDPDYRVAPGVPDKCEHTAELREKVMQSRASNYSTDSGSTVYSMHAQVTPEEAASVRQNDLGEPCLTRGAQGWNIHAEHEMDGIEDVSLDGPPRPVRA; encoded by the exons ATGGTGTATCCGGCGCGTGTTGCATCCTCGTCGGTCGCTCCGGCGATGGACAGCGACATGGCGTTGGCCGAGATGGAGCTCTTGGAGCAGAACCAAAAGCGGCTCGCGAATCTGACCGGGCGCATGACCACGATTTTGAACGGCTtcgaccgccgcctggTGAAGCTCGAGAGCAGTATCCTTCCGATCCACCGCAGCACGCAACAGCTCAGTCATATCAGCTCGAACATTGAGTCGACACAACAGGAGCTCAGTCGGAGTCTGCAGCACTACGGTGTAgtggtcgacgaggagccgcTGATCCTCCGCGGCCCGAATCCCCGCGATCCGTGGCCCTATTTGGAGGCGATCCAGCGCGTGGCCCAAGGCATCGTCCAGACCAGGGCGGGCGAGCTGAAAAATCCCGAGCAGGTCGTGAGCAAGATggagacgctgcgcgacctcggcgcaggcaacgtcgccgagctcgttcGGGAGTATACCTCGACGGAATCGCGACCGATCGACCTGCGCGCCTATCTCGACCAGCAGCACGGATTGCCTAcgctctcgagcgagtGCCTGACCTCGATCAAGGCTTTGCTGCAGTTCCtctcgacgctcgagcacggcgctcgtcgcgccgagtCGCCGTTTCACCTCGCCCTGGCGTCTTATGCAcaggtgcgcagcgcatactgcagcgcgtgccttgcgccgctcgtcgagcagatCACCGGCGTGGCGAACGTGGTACAGGACCCGTCCGTTCACGCGccacgcgaggcgctggtcgagtacaagcgcggctcggcgggctTTTACAACTGGCTGCAAGGCATGCTGGGCATGCTCCAGAATGAGCGCGCAATCGCCGCAGCCCTCTTTGAGGGCATGAGCTGGCAGAATGTCGAAACACATACCTTTACGAGCGTCGTACAGCCGCTCGTCACGTCGGTCAGCGCGCTCCTGCCGACGCTCCTGCCGCggctgcagcacggcctCAACGCGCACCGCTTCTTTGTGCTGGACTTTTTGGGGGCGGGCAGTGCGGTGCTAGGGCCGGACGGACAgcgctggagcagcgcgctgaAGAGCACGCAGCTTCCGTTAGACCTGCCGACGGCCATGGTCCAGACGCGCCAGGACGCGGTGCAGTTCTTCCCCGAAGTCTTGCGCGATATCAAGGTGATCcccgtgcagcgcgagcatGACGTGCTCCATGTGGACGTCAGCGACAttgcgcggctcggcgtgcagctcctgcgcggTATGGCCGAGTACCAGGacgtgctcctcggcctgctccaGACGCTCCCCGCCAAGAACTGGAGCGATAGCGAGTCCGCGGCGCGGACCACGCagagcaccggcgcggACGGACTCTACTCGGACTATATCTTTGACGTGCTCGCGTCGATCGTCTCTTCGCTCGAGCGctcggtcgcggcggtgcccCAGGCGACGGTCGCAGCAATCTTTTTGCTGAACAACACCTCGTACCTGCAGCAAGAGGTGAGCCAGATGCACGGCATTCTGCCGcctgcggccgccgcctcgatcgaccagctgcttaagcaggcgctgcgctccgccCGCACGTCCTACTTGGAGTCGTGGAACAATGTGGTCAACTCGCTCGTGGACGACGGGCCGTCGCTCTCCCGCGCCGGCACGATCGGCAAGCTGGGCGTGCTGAGCAACAACGAGCGCAACCGCGACACGACCGCGCGCTTCTTTGAGCAGATCAGCGAGAAGGAGCGCATTCACCGGAcgcagccgctgctgcgcagcaaccgtgcgctgctcgagtcgctccgCGACGACGTCGTTCG CGTTGACGGCGCGCCTGTGGCGCATGCCACGAGCCACGGCCACCAGCGGCACGGGCACCATACCCACGGTGGGCAGGTCGTCTCCGAGAATGCGGCGGTCATGACGCGGTCGAAGCATGCGTCGAAATCCAAGTCTGCGCCGGGCGTCATGTCCCCGCAGAACAAACTGTTCCCGCTGATGATCGTGGTCATTGTTCTCGCTTGCCTGATCGGCACGGCctcgcttgcgctgctggcaCGGTGCCTTTTGCGCCGCAAGCCGGGCCAGGACGAGCCGGAGGAGGCGATGCCTgagaagcgcgaggcgacgctgcgccacgcacAGTCGTACGAGTCGAATGCGACCCTGTTCGACCCCGACTTCTCCGAGAAGCCCAaggtgccgctcgcgcgcccggtcatgtcgagcgtctcgcgcggGACACACGGCCGCTTCGGCTCGATGAGCTCGATGGCGCTCTTTGACCCCGACTACCGCGTCGCTCCAGGCGTGCCGGACAAGTGCGAGCacaccgccgagctgcgcgaaaAGGTCATGCAGTCACGCGCATCGAACTACAGCACCGACTCGGGATCGACTGTCTACTCTATGCATGCTCAGGTTACGCCGGAAGaggccgcgagcgtgcgccaaAACGACCTTGGCGAGCCGTGCCTCACGCGGGGGGCGCAGGGATGGAACatccacgccgagcacgagaTGGACGGCATCGAGGacgtctcgctcgacggACCGCCCCGCCCGGTGAGGGCCTAA
- a CDS encoding uncharacterized protein (EggNog:ENOG503PDJX; SECRETED:SignalP(1-22)): MVSFKALVSAAFAFGLISVAQAAPQDVVKRASPSKQVWITSASDHCIILPKSKQTIGDSEHPGGMRSFCTKPYSSEQGKLNSGFWTEVHFKKTKKYAQLTGCINPKVQSTLVSNDDGGQYDSNGGDGGRGNPAGSVCLGYASYVELIEPKQRRACIRCCVNAGDCNIGNDEDGCEQVIKGQYC; the protein is encoded by the exons ATGGTTTCTTTCAAGGCTCTTGTTTCGGCTGCTTTCGCCTTTGGCCTTATCTCGGTCGCCCAGGCTGCTCCCCAGGACGTGGTcaagcgcgcctcgcc TTCCAAGCAGGTTTGGATcaccagcgcctcggaccACTGCATTATCCTCCCCAAGTCCAAGCAGACCATCGGCGACAGTGAGCACCCGGGTGGCATGCGCTCGTTCTGCACCAAGCCCTACTCGTCGGAGCAGGGCAAGCTGAACTCGGGCTTCTGGACCGAGGTTCACTTCAAGAAGACCAAGAAGTACGCCCAGCTCACTGGTTGCATCAACCCCAAGGTCCAGAGCACCCTCGTCTCGAACGACGACGGTGGCCAGTACGACTCGAACGGTGGTGACGGTGGCCGCGGCAACCCCGCCGGCTCGGTCTGTCTCGGCTACGCCTCGTACGTCGAGCTTATCGAGCccaagcagcgccgcgcctgcatCCGCTGCTGCGTCAACGCCGGCGACTGCAACATCGGCAACGATGAGGATGGCTGCGAGCAGGTCATCAAGGGCCAGTACTGCTAA
- a CDS encoding uncharacterized protein (COG:U; EggNog:ENOG503P1AY), which translates to MTSLTLSLATVCVAYVYPMYATYKVLTAASRNGSTLNAYKWHAQSGKGKRGQAQEKPTELAELETLAMYWCVIAIVRVAEAWGEWSWKWIPFYPHVKFAFVLWLVLPQTRGASLLFTRYVSPFLTEHESDIDNFMDRARERLVAISSTTFGVVVNILRSEAGEWTTAAIRAHEPPPRAAPPPRAAPPPRAAPPPREEPAPEPVHEPVYEPVQEKPPPPAPKPRRGPYPNALPTPPAPGPPVPPPTMHNPAEGALEQVTQLLQTSAPYVAATGASALQWISSTAHAAEEAAKQRHEEAASSGSRRRNRFFSKADKMET; encoded by the exons ATGACGTCGCTGACGCTGTCGTTGGCGACGGTATGCGTCGCGTACGTGTACCCCATGTACGCGACGTACAAGGTCTTGACTGCAGCGTCGCGGAACGGATCGACGCTGAACGCATACAAATGGCACGCGCAGAGCGGCAAAGGAAAGCGGGGACAGGCGCAGGAGAAGCCGacggagctcgccgagctcgagacgcttgCGATGTACTGGTGTGTGATTGCAATAGTGCGTGTCGCCGAGGCATGGGGAGAATGGTCATGGAAATG GATCCCGTTCTATCCCCACGTCAAGTTTGCGTTTGTCCTCTGGCTTGTGCTGCCgcagacgcgcggcgcctcgctgctTTTTACGCGCTACGTGTCGCCGTTCCTTACAGAGCACGAGAGCGACATTGACAATTTCATGGACAGGGCCCGtgagcggctcgtcgcgatTTCCAGCACCACGTTTGGCGTCGTGGTGAATATCCTCCGCAGCGAAGCGGGTGAATGGACTACTGCTGCC ATACGCGCCCATGAgccaccgcctcgtgccgcgccgcctccccgtgccgcgccgccgccccgtgccgcgccaccgccgcgcgaagAGCCCGCTCCCGAACCGGTGCATGAGCCCGTGTATGAGCCGGTGCAAGAaaagccgccgccgcctgcgcccaaGCCCCGCCGTGGCCCGTATCCGAATGCACTGCCTacaccgcctgcgcccggccCACCGGTACCCCCGCCGACGATGCATAACCCCGCCGAAggcgcgctggagcaggtcacgcagctgctgcaAACCAGTGCGCCGTACGTTGCTgcgaccggcgcctcggccctGCAGTGGATTTCGTCTACAGCGCATGCCGCCGAAGAGGCCGCCAAGCAGCGGCACGAAGAGGCGGCGTCGAGtggctcgcggcggcgcaacCGCTTCTTTTCCAAGGCGGACAAGATGGAAACATAG
- a CDS encoding uncharacterized protein (EggNog:ENOG503P9G9; SECRETED:SignalP(1-22)) encodes MRTTALYSAAVALACACSTAWAAALPDQINVNTKNLSPEDSVYDRTRGVFYQSNLWKGLIEVFDPKKKSHFNIRIDGVSSSGDGQQQMSGLSLSSHDNAKRLFAVAKNANSFNFGNQKDHGPSSFHAFDLPVNENSKPVWSVYFDDIQNQFEQKYGTRPFGTVDSTQDNDGNSYVIFALGMPAIAKISPDGKTVTTWAHEKSNGNQRPGYSGIAFDPATNRILTFGGPRPLTSFDASKKHGTPEAVKINGNFGTLDGTEKLVFVPVGQKTVLVGARAPYAISFSTNDNWSSASIKKTKRDELKNSGFTAVTDYYNGKQQGIYGSSAFFSDGVHGGRTNWPLYKLDSSILQF; translated from the coding sequence ATGCGTACCACCGCCCTGTACTCGGCTGCTGTTGCGCTCGCTTGCGCCTGCTCTACGGCGTGGGCTGCTGCTCTCCCTGACCAGATCAATGTGAACACGAAGAACCTGTCCCCTGAGGACAGCGTGTACGACCGTACGCGCGGTGTTTTCTACCAGTCCAACCTCTGGAAGGGCTTGATTGAGGTGTTTGACCCCAAGAAGAAGTCGCACTTCAACATCAGGATCGACGGTgtctcgtcgagcggtGACGGCCAGCAGCAGATGTCGGGTCTGTCGCTGTCCTCGCACGACAACGCCAAGCGTCTGTTCGCTGTCGCCAAGAACGCCAACTCGTTCAACTTTGGCAACCAGAAGGACCACGGCCCTTCGTCGTTCCACGCGTTCGACCTCCCTGTGAACGAGAACAGCAAGCCCGTCTGGTCGGTGTACTTTGACGACATCCAGAACCAGTTCGAGCAGAAGTACGGCACGCGTCCCTTTGGCACGGTCGACTCGACTCAGGACAACGACGGCAACTCGTACGTGATCTTTGCTCTTGGTATGCCCGCTATTGCCAAGATCAGCCCTGACGGTAAGACCGTCACCACCTGGGCGCACGAGAAGAGCAACGGCAACCAGCGCCCCGGTTACTCGGGCATTGCCTTTGACCCCGCTACCAACCGTATCCTCACCTTTGGCGGCCCCCGCCCCCTGACCTCGTTCGACGCGAGCAAGAAGCACGGTACCCCCGAGGCTGTCAAGATCAACGGCAACtttggcacgctcgacggtACCGAGAAGCTCGTCTTCGTCCCTGTGGGCCAGAAGACGGTCCTGgtcggcgcccgcgccccgTACGCCATTTCGTTCTCGACGAACGACAactggtcgagcgcctcgatcaAGAAGACtaagcgcgacgagcttaAGAACAGCGGCTTCACTGCTGTGACCGACTACTACAACGGCAAGCAGCAGGGCATCTacggcagcagcgccttcTTCAGCGACGGTGTGCACGGTGGCCGTACCAACTGGCCCCTGTACAAGCTCGACTCGAGCATCCTGCAGTTCTAA
- a CDS encoding uncharacterized protein (SECRETED:SignalP(1-21)), with translation MYFRTLFVSAIVAAIATTANADPIRKRAEPSWAGDASGALKAANSYATQYAPSGDSSVLSQANSWATAWLGSINGQAHSAPPPQAAPTDGVKAAPA, from the exons ATGTACTTCCGCACCCTGTTCGTGTCTGCTATCGTCGCGGCTATCGCCACCACCGCGAACGCTGATC CCATCCGTAAGCGTGCTGAGCCCAGCTGGGCCGGCGATGCCAGCGGCGCCCTCAAGGCAGCCAACAGCTACGCCACCCAGTACGCCCCGAGCGGCGACTCCTCGGTCCTGAGCCAGGCCAACAGCTGGGCGACCGCCTGGCTCGGCAGCATCAACGGCCAGGCCCACAGCGCTCCCCCGCCCCAGGCCGCGCCCACCGACGGCGTCAAGGCTGCGCCGGCGTAA
- the PTP1 gene encoding protein-tyrosine-phosphatase (EggNog:ENOG503NZBV; COG:T), protein MSEARPWPQRAAEVLAVLNHVDWTRGDTSEHSFASALRNASANRYTNVLPYDHALLPDPYVNASRIPPLPESSAGAASCIASQAPTPSTFGAFYHHLCAERVGVLLNLTPLVERDMIKSHQYWPSSTSSPIEEGEWVVRMLGEEPSETRGLILRRLQLTHGEASHELTLLHYTGWQDHGALPTPQLMGLLTAVEQARLGAEAAPLWVHCSAGIGRSGTLIGAFLAQQLPAAQRTAVPSMDLAAYITRHMRHFRAGMVQTPGQLVTLASAIELAAQASQS, encoded by the exons ATGTCCGAGGCACGGCCGTGgccccagcgcgccgccgaggtgctcgcggTGCTGAACCATGTGGACTGGACGCGCGGCGACACGTCGGAACACTCATTCGCAAGTGCACTGCGCAATGCGAGCGCGAATCGGTATACCAATGTGCTGCCGT ACGACCACGCTCTGCTGCCGGACCCCTACGTgaacgcgtcgcgcatccCGCCGCTGCCAGAGAgcagcgcgggcgccgcatcgtGCATCGCATCGCAGGCAccgacgccgtcgacgtTTGGCGCGTTCTACCACCACCTCTGCGCAGAGCGCGTGGGCGTGCTGCTCAATCtcacgccgctcgtcgagcgcgacatgATCAAGAGCCATCAGTACTGGCCCAGCAGTACCTCTTCCCCGATCGAGGAGGGCGAGTGGGTGGTGAGGATGCTGGGCGAGgagccgagcgagacgcgcggccTCATACTCCGGCGCTTGCAGCTCACGCACGGCGAGGCCAGCCACGAACTTACGCTTCTACACTATACAGGGTGGCAGGaccacggcgcgctgcccaCGCCGCAGCTTATGGGCCTGCTCACAGCCGTTGAACAGGCTCGCCTCggggccgaggcggcccCGCTGTGGGTCCACTGCTCCGCCGGCATCGGCCGCTCCGGCACGCTCATCGGCGCATTTCTCGCACAGCAGCTGCCGGCTGcccagcgcacggccgtgccgagcatGGATCTGGCCGCATACATCACACGGCATATGCGCCACTTTCGCGCAGGGATGGTCCAGACGCCGGGTCAGCTGGTGACCCTGGCGAGTGCGATCGAGTTGGCCGCACAGGCGAGTCAGTCGTAG
- the TIF45 gene encoding eukaryotic translation initiation factor 4E (COG:J; EggNog:ENOG503NYNX), producing MASEPSSQPEGATATVPGAGQSALPAEPLASSQAALATALEEHKEEPSTTEASAEKSDDGEVRTVFQDPVNFNVKHPLYNSWTLWFDNPLHKGSSSAKERRESWGANLNQVGKLNSVEEFWGLYNNIVPPSNLPQSANFYLFKEGIQPAWEDPANGNGGKWSVQLPREKHRSQIDKLWLYTMLSAIGETLETPAADKRPPPSSQEEMVTGVILQARSNFYRISVWTRRADEWDVEVPEGEEPSESVQVGRRLKDIGRFLKTDVLGYPLDAKVGGGFSSEVEFQSHKDSEKKRGKRTLVN from the exons ATGGCGTCTGAGCCATCGTCTCAGCCCGAAGGGGCGACTGCTACTGTTCCTGGTGCGGGCCAGAGTGCACtgcccgccgagccgctTGCCTCGTCGCAGGCTGCGCTGGCcaccgcgctcgaggagcacaAGGAGGAGCCAAGCACGACAGAGGCATCTGCCGAGAAATcggacgacggcgaggtgcgcaccgtCTTCCAGGACCCTGTGAACTTTAATGTGAAGCACCCGCTGTACAATTCGTGGACGCTGTGGTTCGACAACCCCCTGCACAAAggctcgtccagcgccaaggagcgccgTGAGAGCTGGGGCGCGAATCTGAACCAGGTCGGCAAGCTCAACAGCGTGGAGGAGTTCTGGGGCCTGTACAACAACATTGTCCCCCCCTCGAACCTGCCGCAGAGTGCCAACTTTTACCTGTTCAAGGAAGGCATCCAGCCGGCGTGGGAAGATCCTGCGAACGGCAACGGCGGCAAATGGAGTGTGCAGCTTCCGCGTGAGAAGCACCGGAGCCAGATTGATAAGCTGTGGCTTTATACC ATGCTCTCGGCCAtcggcgagacgctcgagacgcCCGCGGCAGACaagcggccgccgccctcCTCGCAGGAGGAGATGGTGACCGGCGTGATTCTCCAGGCGCGCTCCAACTTCTACCGTATCTCGGTgtggacgcgccgcgcggacGAGTGGGACGTGGAAGTCcccgagggcgaggagccgtccgagtcggtccaggtcggccggcgcctcaAGGACATTGGTCGATTCCTCAAGACCGACGTGTTGGGATACCCACTGGACGCCAAGGTCGGAGGCGGCTTCTCGTCCGAGGTTGAGTTCCAGAGCCACAAGGACAGCGAAAAGAAGCGTGGCAAGCGGACGCTTGTCAACTAA
- the MET6 gene encoding 5-methyltetrahydropteroyltriglutamate--homocysteine S-methyltransferase (COG:E; EggNog:ENOG503NW49; BUSCO:EOG09260LBU), whose product MATSAVLGFPRIGPHREVKKALEAYWGGKTSSEELLQVAKEQRLATYATIKEQGVDIIPTGTFSLYDHVLDASNTFGIIPDAYKNSGLSPLDTYFAMARGHQKGGVDLPATEMKKWFDSNYHYLVPEFSENSTFSLNNTKPIDDFVEAKEAGYNGRPVIVGPLTLLWLGKISKDAKSESFNQFTLLPKLVEVYGELLKKLSAAGAPWVQLDEPILVIDKAQELAKEFKETYETLAKAAPSLNILLATYFGRLENNIDIVKDLPIAGLHIDLDRAPEQLEPVLEALAPTKIGVSLGLVSGRNIWKTDLAAALELAKKAVAKVGADRVQIASSSSLLHTPITTANEKKLKPEVLDWFSFATEKSGEVATIGLALQNPEAAKERLAVNAKSIAARRDFEKNSDPTVRDRVANIKPEDLSRKSAFPQRREIQRQYLKLPPFPTTTIGSFPQTKEIRQYRARFTKGEISQEEYEKFLENEIKSVVEKQEALGLDVLVHGEPERNDMVQYFGEQLDGFEFTQNAWVQSFGSRYVRPPIIVSDVSRPKAMTVRWSAYAQSLTQKVMKGMLTGPVTILNWSFPRVDIGRDVQSKQIALALRDEVADLEKAGIKAVQVDEPAIREGLPLRRKEWDTYLKWAVDSFRLSVGSASDAMNTASHFCYSDFNDIMSSVIALDADMISIENSKSDAKLLKIFQNTKYPNEIGPGVFDIHSPRVPSVDEMTERIKEMTQFIDPKLLWVNPDCGLKTRTWEECTAQLKAMVTAAENARKQFV is encoded by the exons ATGGC TACTTCTGCCGTTCTCGGTTTCCCCCGTATCGGCCCCCACCGTGAGGTGAAGAAGGCTCTCGAGGCCTACTGGGGTGGCAAGACCTCCTCGGAGGAGCTCCTCCAGGTCGCcaaggagcagcgcctcgctaCCTACGCCACCATCAAGGAGCAGGGCGTTGACATCATCCCCACCGGCACCTTCTCGCTGTACGACCACGTCCTCGATGCCTCGAACACTTTCGGCATCATCCCCGACGCGTACAAGAACTCGGGTCTGTCGCCCCTCGACACCTACTTCGCCATGGCCCGCGGCCACCAGAAGGGTGGTGTTGACCTGCCCGCCACGGAGATGAAGAAGTGGTTCGACTCGAACTACCACTACCTCGTCCCCGAGTTCTCGGAGAACTCGACCTTCTCCCTGAACAACACCAAGCCCATCGACGACTTTGTtgaggccaaggaggctGGCTACAACGGCCGCCCCGTCATTGTCGGTCCCCTGACCCTCCTCTGGCTCGGCAAGATCTCGAAGGACGCCAAGAGCGAGAGCTTCAACCAGTTCACCCTCCTCCCCAAGCTGGTCGAGGTTTACGGTGAGCTCCTCAAGAAGCTCTCGGCTGCTGGCGCCCCCTGGgtccagctcgacgagcccaTCCTTGTCATTGACAAGGCccaggagctcgccaaggagtTCAAGGAGACCTACGAGACCCTCGCCAAGGCTGCCCCTAGCCTCAACATCCTCCTCGCCACCTACTTTGGCCGCCTGGAGAACAACATTGACATCGTCAAGGACCTGCCCATCGCCGGTCTTCACATTGACCTGGAccgtgcgcccgagcagctcgagccTGTCCTCGAGGCTCTTGCCCCCACCAAGATCGGCGTCTCGCTTGGTCTCGTTTCGGGCCGTAACATCTGGAAGACGGACCTTGCCGCTgctctcgagctcgccaagaagGCCGTTGCCAAGGTCGGCGCTGACCGTGTCCAGATCgcctcgtcttcgtcgcTTCTCCACACTCCCATTACCACTGCCAACGAGAAGAAGCTGAagcccgaggtgctcgactgGTTCTCGTTCGCTACCGAGAAGTCGGGTGAGGTTGCCACCATCGGTCTGGCCCTCCAGAACCCCGAGGCTGCCAAGGAGCGCCTTGCCGTCAACGCCAAGAGCATtgctgctcgccgcgacTTTGAGAAGAACTCGGACCCGACCGTGCGTGACCGCGTGGCGAACATCAAGCCCGAGGACCTCTCGCGCAAGTCGGCCTTcccccagcgccgcgagatcCAGCGCCAGTACCTCAAGCTGCCGCCGTTCCCGACCACCACCATCGGCTCCTTCCCCCAGACCAAGGAGATCCGTCAGTACCGTGCCCGCTTCACCAAGGGCGAGATCTCGCAGGAGGAGTACGAGAAGTTCCTCGAGAACGAGATCAAGTCGGTTGTGGAGAAGCAGGAGGCTCTTGGCCTCGACGTGCTTGTGCACGGTGAGCCCGAGCGTAACGACATGGTCCAGTACTttggcgagcagctcgacggctTCGAGTTCACCCAGAACGCCTGGGTTCAGAGCTTCGGCTCGCGCTACGTCCGTCCCCCGATCATTGTCTCGGACGTGTCGCGCCCCAAGGCCATGACCGTCCGCTGGTCGGCCTACGCCCAGAGCCTCACCCAGAAGGTCATGAAGGGTATGCTCACGGGCCCCGTCACTATCCTTAACTGGTCGTTCCCCCGTGTCGACATTGGCCGTGACGTGCAGTCGAAGCAGATTGCCCTGGCTCTCCGCGACGAGGTTGCTGACCTCGAGAAGGCTGGCATCAAGGCCGtccaggtcgacgagcccgCCATCCGTGAGGGTCTTCCCCTCCGCCGCAAGGAGTGGGACACCTACCTGAAGTGGGCCGTCGACTCGTTCCGTCTCTCGGTCGGCAGCGCTTCGGACGCCATGAACACCGCTTCGCACTTCTGCTACTCGGACTTCAACGACATCATGAGCTCGGTCATTGCTCTTGACGCCGACATGATCTCGATCGAGAACAGCAAGAGCGATGCTAAGCTGCTCAAGATCTTCCAGAACACCAAGTACCCCAACGAGATCGGCCCGGGTGTGTTTGACATCCACTCGCCTCGTGTGCCCTCGGTGGACGAGATGACTGAGCGCATCAAGGAGATGACCCAGTTCATCGACCCCAAGCTGCTCTGGGTCAACCCCGACTGCGGTCTCAAGACCCGTACCTGGGAGGAGTGCACTGCTCAGCTCAAGGCTATGGTCACCGCTGCCGAGAACGCCCGCAAGCAGTTTGTTTAA